CTTCACATGCACGGCACTTCTCGTCCGAGCCGGCCGTCGCGAACACGCGAAAGCCGAGCGCATGCGCAATCTGGATCGCCGTCACGCCGATGCCACTCGAACCGCCCTGCACCAGCAGCGTTTCGTTCGGCGCGCCTTCGCCCTTGCCGAGTTGCGCACGGTCGAACACATTGCTCCACACCGTGAAGAACGTTTCCGGCAGTGAAGCCGCTTCGACATCGGACAAACCGGCCGGTACCGGCAGGCATTGCAGCAACGGCGCGACTGCGTATTCCGCATAACCGCCGCCGGCCAGCAACGCGCACACGCGATCGCCAACCTTCAGACCGAACGGGTTGTTCTTCTCGTCGATCGACCCTTCGACGATTTCGCCCGCCACTTCCAGCCCCGGCAGATCCGACGCACCCGGCGGCGGCGCATAGCCGCCTTTGCGCTGGAACACGTCCGGACGGTTGATGCCGGATGCGGCCACCTTGATCAGCACCTCGCCTGCTTTCGGCTGCGGCATGGGCCGCTCAGCCAGCTTCAGGACGTCCGGCGCTCCGAATTCGGTGATTTCGATCGCTTTCATCTGCGTCAACTCCAAGATTGGATTGCGTTGCATGCCGGGATGAACACTAGAGTACCCGTTTCTCATTACCTGCAACGCAATCCATCCTGCACCCTTCATAAAAAACGGCCGGCGCGCATTCGCGCTGCCGGCCGTTGTCTGTTACCGCATTACTGCGGCGTCGGTTCGCCTTGCGGCGCGCCGTTTGCACCTTCATTCAGCAACGCCTTGGCCGACAAACGCACGCGGCCCTTTTCGTCCGTCTGGATGACCTTGACCTTCACTTGCTGGCCGTCCTTCAGATAGTCGTTGATGTCCTTGATGCGCTCGTTGGCGATTTCGGAAATGTGCAGCAGACCATCCTTGCCCGGCAGGATGTTGACGATCGCGCCGAAATCGAGCAGCTTGAGCACGGTGCCTTCGTACACTTGGCCCACTTCGACTTCCAGCGTGATGTTCTCGATACGCTTCTTCGCTTCGGCCATGCCTTCGCTGCTGGTGCTGGCGATGGTGACGACGCCGTCGTCCGAGATATCGATCGTCGTGCCGGTTTCTTCGGTCAGCGCGCGGATCACCGAACCACCCTTGCCGATCACGTCGCGGATCTTTTCCGGATTGATCTTGATGGTGATCATGCGCGGTGCGTAGTCCGACAGCACCGTGTTCGCGCCCGACACCGCCGAGGTCATCTTGCCGAGGATGTGCAGACGGCCTTCCTTCGCTTGCGCGAGGGCAACCTGCATGATTTCCTTGGTGATGCCCTGGATCTTGATGTCCATCTGCAGCGCGGTCACGCCTTGCTCCGTGCCCGCCACCTTGAAGTCCATGTCGCCGAGGTGATCTTCGTCGCCGAGGATGTCGGTCAGCACGGCAAACTTGTTGCCTTCCAGGATCAGGCCCATGGCGATGCCGGCGACGTGCGCCTTCATCGGCACGCCGGCGTCCATCAGCGCGAGGCAGCCGCCGCACACCGAAGCCATCGACGAGGAACCGTTCGATTCCGTGATTTCCGACACCACGCGAATCGAGTAGCCGAATTCGTCGGCGCTCGGCAGGCACGCAGCCAGCGCACGCTTGGCCAGACGGCCGTGACCGATTTCACGGCGCTTCGGCGAACCGACGCGGCCCGTTTCGCCAGTCGCGAACGGAGGCATGTTGTAGTGAAGCATGAAGCGTTCGCGGTACTCGCCTTCGAGCGCGTCGATGTTCTGCTCGTCGCCCTTCGTGCCCAGCGTGGCCACCACCAGCGCCTGCGTTTCGCCGCGCGTGAACAGTGCCGAACCGTGAGTACGCGGCAGCACGCCGGTACGGATTTCGATCGGACGCACCGTGCGCGTGTCGCGGCCGTCGATACGCGGTTCGCCGTTCAGGATCTGCGTACGGACGATCTTCGCTTCGATGTCGAACAGCACGTTGCCGACGGTTGCCTTGTCGGCCGCCACCGTGCCGCCTGCTGCGGCGTCTTCTTCCAGCTTCGCCGACGTGGCTGCGTAGACTTCCTTCAGCTTGGTCGAACGGGCTTGCTTGTCGCGCAGTTGGTACGCGGCGAGCAGGTCGGCTTGCGCCAGTTCCGTCACGCGCGCGATCAGCGGCTCGTTCTTCGCCGCCGGTTGCCAATCCCATTCCGGCTTGCCGCCTTCGCGGACCAGTTCGTGGATCGCGTCGATCGCGATCTGCATTTGCTCATGGCCGAACACCACGCCGCCGAGCATCACTTCTTCGCTCAGTTGCTGCGCTTCCGATTCCACCATCAGCACCGCGCGTTCCGTACCGGCGACGATCAGGTCGAGCGCCGATTCCTTCATTTGCGGACGCGTCGGGTTCAACACGTATTCGTTGTTGATGTAGGCCACGCGTGCTGCGCCGACCGGGCCGTTGAACGGCAGACCCGACACGGCGAGCGCCGCCGACGCGCCGATCAGCGCGGGAATGTCAGCGGGGATTTCGGGGTTCAGCGACAGGACGTGGATCACGACCTGGACTTCGTTGTAGAAGCCTTCCGGGAACAGCGGACGCAGCGGTCTGTCGATCAGGCGCGAGATCAGCGTTTCGCCTTCCGACGGACGGCCTTCGCGGCGGAAGAAGCCACCGGGGATCTTGCCGGCCGCGTAGGTCTTTTCGAGGTAGTCGACGGTCAGCGGGAAAAAGTCCTGACCCGGCTTGGCCGTCTTGGCGCCGACCACGGTGGCCAGCACCACGGTATCTTCGACGTCGACGATCACGGCACCGCTCGCCTGGCGAGCGATTTCGCCGGTTTCGAGGCGAACCTTATGTTGTCCCCACTGAAATTCTTTGACGATCTTATTGAACATAGTCATTGCTTTTCCTCTTCGTAATACCGCGCGGACCAGAAGCGGCGCGGCAACGCCAGGACCGGCGCCGCATGGGAAGAGTAGTGTTATGCCATTCCAGAGAGCCACGCCCTACATCGAGTACGCGCGCGAACCGCTGGAATGACACAAAGCTCCGCCCCTGAAGCCCGGCCGTGAATCCCTTATTTGCTGCTTTGCTCTACTGCTTTACTGCTCCTGCCTGCCCCCGCCGCATGAACCGGCATGCCACTGCGGAGAACAGCCGGCGCGCATCACATGAAGCGCACCGTGCAAAAACAAAATGCCTGTATCAGTGGAACTGACACAGGCATCTTGCTGAACGACTGGCCGATTACTTACGCAGACCCAGCTTCTCGATCAGTGCGCGGTAACGATCCGCGTCCTTACCCTTCAGGTAGTCGAGCAGCTTACGACGGCGGCTCACCATGCGCAGCAGACCGCGGCGGCTGTGGTGATCTTTCGTGTGTGCCTTGAAGTGAACGGTCAGTTCGTTGATGCGGGTCGTGAGCAGCGCGACCTGAACTTCGGGGGAGCCGGTGTCGTTAGCTGCGCGTGCGAATTGCGCAACGACTTCGGACTTCTTGCTTGTTTCAACTGCGGACATGTCGATTTCCTTAAGAACTAGACAGGCGGTCACGGAAGAAAGGCCGTGCCGTGGGTTACCCGTGTGCTTTCAATATTGCCGACGCACCTTTGACAAAGGCTCGCCTCACAACGGGACGCGTATTGTAGCACAGCCGATTCCGGCCGCGAAGCCCGCTGTGTCGGGCGATGGCGCGCGCCGCGCCTGCGTCACGGCCGCTTCATCTTGCAGACACTCGGCAAGACGGTGCGCTCGGGCGGCAACGCCAGCACCGTGCGAAAACCGTAGCCGGAGCCTTCGTTATCGAAATGCACGCCCGGCGCACCGGCTTTGTCCATCTCCATCACGTAAAGGGGCTGGATCAATTGATGGTCGGCGGCGCGCATCCACGAGGCGTGGAAGCCGTTGTCGAACTTGATGCCCTCGAGGGCTTTCGCCACCGCCGTCGGGTCGGCACTGCCGGCGCGAGTCATCGCGGCGGCCAGGGTTTCGATCATCAACGGCATGCGCAGCACCGGGTAATCGTCCTGCGCGGCCGGGAAGCGCGCCCGGAAGGCGGCGTACCAGGCGTCGGACGCCGCGCCGCCGGCGTTGGGGTGCCAGTCGGCGACCGCTATCACGTGGCCGACGCCGGCGTCGCCCAAGGCCGCGGGCGCGCCCAGACTGTTGCCGTAGAACGTGTAGAACTTCGTGTCCAAGCCCTGCTCGCGCGCGGCCTTGACGAGCAGCGTCAGGTCGTTGCCCCAGTTGCCCGTGATCACCGCGTCCGCGCCGCTCGCACGGATCTTCGCGATGTACGGCGCAAAGTCCTTCACGCGGCCGATCGGATGAAACTCGTCGCCGACCACCGCGATATCCGGACGCTTCGTCGCCAGCGTCGAACGCGCGAGGCTGCTGACGTCGTGCCCGAAGCTGTAATCCTGGTTCAGCAGGTAGACTTTTTTCACCGCCTTGTCGCGCTGGATCACGTCGGCCAGCGCGTCCATGCGCATGCCCGCGTGCGCGTCGAAGCGGAAATGCCAGAAGCTGCAGTTGGCGTTGGTCAGCGCGGGGTCGTCGGCGGAATAGTTGAGGAACAGTTCACGGTTGGCCGGTTCGCGGCTGTTCTGCTTGTCGATCGCGCCGATCAGCGCGGCGGCGACCGCCGAGCTGTTGCCCTGCATGATGTAGCCGATATGGCGGTCGGCGGCCGCGCGCAGTTGTGTGAGCGCTTCTTCGGTGCCGCCCTTGCTGTCGAGCACGACCAGTTCGAACGGATGCGCGCCGTCGGCGAGCTTCACGCCGCCGTGCGCATTGACCTGTTCGACGCCAAAGCGCAAGTTGCGCTCCACCGCCGCGCCCGCGTTGGCGAACGGGCCGGACATGCCTTCGATCAGCGCCAGTTGGATCGGAGCGCCGGTGGGTTTGCTCGCGGGCTTTGTAACCGCGTTGGCTGCCACGTTAGCCGCGGTGCCGGCCACCGGTTTAGTCGCAGTCGCGCCCGGCTCGCTCGCCGCATAAGCAAGCGCGGCCACCGCGGCCATCGATATCGCCGCCAGCGCCGCTGCCGCCTTCCGTTGCCACTTCGCCATCGTCATCGCCCCGCCTGATTGGTGAAAGCGCGGATCATAGGTCGTTCGGGACGGAATAAGCAAGCCGGCGCAAGCGTTATCGTATTGCCCGGCCGGCTCGTCACGAAGCGCAAATCTTTTGCCGCAGCGCGTGTCAAAATAATGCGTCTCGATGATAAAAACCGCTACTCACACGCCATCGGAGGAATACATGTTCAACCGCCATCACAGCACGGCGGCCTCGATCGGAGCGCCGGCCGCAGGGCGCCTGCGCCGCGCGGCGCTCGTCTGTCTGAGCGCACTGGCGCTCGCCGGCTGCGTGCAGCCGTGGCAGCAATACACCCAGGGCGCGGACGAATCGACCATCGTCGCGCGCCTCGGCCCGCCGCGCGAAAGCTACGACCTGCCGAACGGCGGCAAGCGGCTGATGTGGCCGACCCAGCCGATGGGCGAAACCACCACCGCGGCCGACATCGACGCGGCCGGCAAGATCGTCAACGTGCGCCAGGTGCTGCAGCCCAACGAGTTCTATCGCGCGGAAATCGGCAAATGGACCAAGAGCGACGTGCTGGTGAACTTCGGCCGCCCGGTCGAAACGTCGTATTTCCCGCTGATGAAGCGCGAAGTCTGGACCTACCGCTATCTGGAAGACAACGTCTGGTACATGATGTACAGCTTTTATTTCGACGAGCAGGGCATTGTGCGCCTCACGCAGAAAACGCCCGATCCGTTGCACGATCCGGATCGCCGCAGCCTCTTCTGAGCGCCGCCGTACCCGATCGCATGCATCTACGAAGCCGCCTCACCGGGCGGCTTTTTTTTATTTATGGCGCATGGTGGCGCTTTTTATTTCGCGCACGACGGATTTATTTTTTGTTAGAAAGGCTTTCGTAAGCATTGATTCAACGCTGGTCTCTCTTGAGGCCGCACGAGCGCAGCCGTGAATTCGCGCCGAATCAATGCGCCCCCTTATGGAGCCGCTATCGATGAACCGTCCCAAACGTCTGCTGGTCGCCAACGTCGCATGGGCGCATGAAACCGCCGTGCGCAATCCCGAGTTCTTCCGCGATCTGGTACGCGGCCAGAATCCCCACGTGCTGTGGATCGGCTGCTCGGACAGCCGCGTGCCCGCCGAGACCATCACGCATTGCGAGCCGGGCGACCTGTTCGTCCACCGCAACATCGCCAATCTCTTTCAACCCGACGACGACAATTCGGCGAGCGTCCTCGAATACGCGGTGAAGGTGCTGAAGGTCGGCCACGTGGTCGTCTGCGGCCACTACGGATGCGGCGGCGTGCGCGCCGCGCTGTTACCGCCCGAGCCGGGCCTGCCGCATGTGAATCGGCGGATCGCGCCACTCTGCATGCTGGCCAAAGCGCATCACGAAGAATTGCAGGGCCACGAGAGCGAACGTGAACGTGTCAACCGCCTCGCCGAACTGAACGTGCTCGAACAGGTGCGTGGGTTGCGCGCGCACCCCATCGTGCGGGACGCCGATCCGGCACCGCTCGTGCACGGCTGGATCTTCGCGCTCGAAGACGGGCGCATCAAGGTGCTCACATCCGGCTACGAAGCCGACGACGCCATGACCTGCACGACCGCCGCCCACAGCTCCGCCTAGCGCGACACTTCGGCGACACCTCATGCGAATCCGATCCGGTTCAGCCTTCGCCATCTGCCAGGCTCCACTCCTCACTGCACCGACACCATGAACCTTCGAGCTTTTTTCTCCACGTTTCAGCGCGACCTGCTTGCGGGCACGGTCGTTTTTCTGGTGGCACTGCCGCTCTGTCTGGGCATCGCCAATGCATCGGGCGTCGAACCGTTTGCCGGGCTCGTCTCGGGCATTGTCGGCGGCCTGGTCGCGGCGGTGCTGAGCGGCTCGCGCTTGAGCGTGAGCGGGCCGGCCGCGGGCCTCGTCGTGATCGTCGTGGACGGCATCGCGCAGCTTGGCAGCTTCTCCGCGTTCCTGCTGGCCGTGCTGCTGTCCGGCGCGATCCAGTTCGGTTTCGGC
The nucleotide sequence above comes from Paraburkholderia sp. FT54. Encoded proteins:
- a CDS encoding NAD(P)H-quinone oxidoreductase; the encoded protein is MKAIEITEFGAPDVLKLAERPMPQPKAGEVLIKVAASGINRPDVFQRKGGYAPPPGASDLPGLEVAGEIVEGSIDEKNNPFGLKVGDRVCALLAGGGYAEYAVAPLLQCLPVPAGLSDVEAASLPETFFTVWSNVFDRAQLGKGEGAPNETLLVQGGSSGIGVTAIQIAHALGFRVFATAGSDEKCRACEALGAERAINYKTEDFVEVIKSLTNDRGVDVVLDMVAGSYVSRELTALADGGRIVLIALLGGAKAELNLNEVLRRRLTVTGSTLRPRPIEFKAKIAAQLKQHVWPHLEDGRIKPVVHRVFPAAQAADAHALMESSTHVGKIVLSWGQDA
- the pnp gene encoding polyribonucleotide nucleotidyltransferase — encoded protein: MTMFNKIVKEFQWGQHKVRLETGEIARQASGAVIVDVEDTVVLATVVGAKTAKPGQDFFPLTVDYLEKTYAAGKIPGGFFRREGRPSEGETLISRLIDRPLRPLFPEGFYNEVQVVIHVLSLNPEIPADIPALIGASAALAVSGLPFNGPVGAARVAYINNEYVLNPTRPQMKESALDLIVAGTERAVLMVESEAQQLSEEVMLGGVVFGHEQMQIAIDAIHELVREGGKPEWDWQPAAKNEPLIARVTELAQADLLAAYQLRDKQARSTKLKEVYAATSAKLEEDAAAGGTVAADKATVGNVLFDIEAKIVRTQILNGEPRIDGRDTRTVRPIEIRTGVLPRTHGSALFTRGETQALVVATLGTKGDEQNIDALEGEYRERFMLHYNMPPFATGETGRVGSPKRREIGHGRLAKRALAACLPSADEFGYSIRVVSEITESNGSSSMASVCGGCLALMDAGVPMKAHVAGIAMGLILEGNKFAVLTDILGDEDHLGDMDFKVAGTEQGVTALQMDIKIQGITKEIMQVALAQAKEGRLHILGKMTSAVSGANTVLSDYAPRMITIKINPEKIRDVIGKGGSVIRALTEETGTTIDISDDGVVTIASTSSEGMAEAKKRIENITLEVEVGQVYEGTVLKLLDFGAIVNILPGKDGLLHISEIANERIKDINDYLKDGQQVKVKVIQTDEKGRVRLSAKALLNEGANGAPQGEPTPQ
- the rpsO gene encoding 30S ribosomal protein S15, with product MSAVETSKKSEVVAQFARAANDTGSPEVQVALLTTRINELTVHFKAHTKDHHSRRGLLRMVSRRRKLLDYLKGKDADRYRALIEKLGLRK
- a CDS encoding branched-chain amino acid ABC transporter substrate-binding protein, producing the protein MTMAKWQRKAAAALAAISMAAVAALAYAASEPGATATKPVAGTAANVAANAVTKPASKPTGAPIQLALIEGMSGPFANAGAAVERNLRFGVEQVNAHGGVKLADGAHPFELVVLDSKGGTEEALTQLRAAADRHIGYIMQGNSSAVAAALIGAIDKQNSREPANRELFLNYSADDPALTNANCSFWHFRFDAHAGMRMDALADVIQRDKAVKKVYLLNQDYSFGHDVSSLARSTLATKRPDIAVVGDEFHPIGRVKDFAPYIAKIRASGADAVITGNWGNDLTLLVKAAREQGLDTKFYTFYGNSLGAPAALGDAGVGHVIAVADWHPNAGGAASDAWYAAFRARFPAAQDDYPVLRMPLMIETLAAAMTRAGSADPTAVAKALEGIKFDNGFHASWMRAADHQLIQPLYVMEMDKAGAPGVHFDNEGSGYGFRTVLALPPERTVLPSVCKMKRP
- a CDS encoding carbonic anhydrase, which encodes MNRPKRLLVANVAWAHETAVRNPEFFRDLVRGQNPHVLWIGCSDSRVPAETITHCEPGDLFVHRNIANLFQPDDDNSASVLEYAVKVLKVGHVVVCGHYGCGGVRAALLPPEPGLPHVNRRIAPLCMLAKAHHEELQGHESERERVNRLAELNVLEQVRGLRAHPIVRDADPAPLVHGWIFALEDGRIKVLTSGYEADDAMTCTTAAHSSA